From the Debaryomyces hansenii CBS767 chromosome F complete sequence genome, the window GCGGGGATCTCCCAGTCTATGTGGGCTATTGCTAGAACTGTAGTATCTTTCAAGTCGTTTTCTACGATGTCGTGGCATCTGACCATAATTTGTTCTTCGTCCATGCAAGAGAAGGCTTCGTCGAGAATGAGAATTTCGGGATTTTTTATGACGGCCCTAAGGAACAATGTAAGCTTCTGGTTGGTGACGGACAAGTCAGAGAAGCTGTCGTTAGCATGGGCCGCAAGAATGTCGTCGAATTTGCCGAGAAGGGTGCGGGCATGGGGAGTGAGCAGTTCTTTGGGTGCAATAAACGTGAAATTTGAGTTGGCGACGTTTGGAACTAGACCGTTCATGATGACCTGCATCATAGTCTTGTTTCCGGGAACTAGAGCGTGGAGTTCGGGTGACGAAATGCCTATCTTGTCATTGACGTCAAAAAATGACACTCCGTTTCCGGTTTTCCTGAGAACACCGTCTATGCTCAACACTGATCTCCACGACTGCGGATGGTCGGCCGTGATCAACGAGAGCAACGTTGTCTTCCCGGTACCGTTATCTCCTAAGATACGCCATTTCGACCCACGAGGAATTTTCCAGTCAAAGTTGGCGAATATGGGCAAATCTTTGTAGACAACCGATGCATTGCGGAATTCTATGTGGGGAGTTTCACCAGAAGTACATAAAGTCTCGTTGGAGATTGGAGTactctttttatttttcagctTTATTTCGTGTTGGTGATGAATAGAAGTGGCAGACTTCAATTCCTGTTCGAGAAGAGGAAGTATATCTTCCTTAGCACCTGACATTTTTAATCCATCCTCTGTAGTGACATAGCCAACATGGGTAAGCCACTCCGGAATATCGTCCTGAATTCTCAATCCTAAAACAACACTCGTGTTCAAGTCCTGGCTGACTCTAAGCAACGAATTGGATACTAACTTGGTTGCTTGAGGGTCCAATCCCAAAAACGGATCATCAATTATGAATAAGCTGGGCTTGTTAATCAATGCTTTCGCTAACCTTGCCCTTCTCAATTGCCCATTAGATAACGAGTTAATCCACTTGTTCGACAAGTGATTCAAGTTGAATAAATCCAAAAGTTGATTCACGAAATCTTCCCTCACACCAGAAGTCgtattactattataattattagcACCAGTAATATAATTGCGGACAGAATTGACGTCATCCGACATTTCCAAGCTTCCCTTGTAAGAATAAGATTCATATCTAGCGGATAAATGTACTT encodes:
- a CDS encoding DEHA2F24948p (similar to uniprot|Q12298 Saccharomyces cerevisiae YDR061W Mitochondrial protein member of the ATP-binding cassette (ABC) transporter family); its protein translation is MIPTVRLLNSQVDQCLLRIKDGFFKNSGKKTSDLKDYVFRKPIEKFEIYRLNNENKPSLWSITGPAKSQFLGVVSGKYIPYPPLSRTYPFMSDSYKYDQIQFLNFKEASGLDKVHLSARYESYSYKGSLEMSDDVNSVRNYITGANNYNSNTTSGVREDFVNQLLDLFNLNHLSNKWINSLSNGQLRRARLAKALINKPSLFIIDDPFLGLDPQATKLVSNSLLRVSQDLNTSVVLGLRIQDDIPEWLTHVGYVTTEDGLKMSGAKEDILPLLEQELKSATSIHHQHEIKSKNKKSTPISNETLCTSGETPHIEFRNASVVYKDLPIFANFDWKIPRGSKWRILGDNGTGKTTLLSLITADHPQSWRSVLSIDGVLRKTGNGVSFFDVNDKIGISSPELHALVPGNKTMMQVIMNGLVPNVANSNFTFIAPKESLTPHARTLLGKFDDILAAHANDSFSDLSVTNQKLTLFLRAVIKNPEILILDEAFSCMDEEQIMVRCHDIVENDLKDTTVLAIAHIDWEIPACDYVLKLHGDESRSYGISKYG